The window CCCTATCCAAGAACTTTGCCGATGAAAAGGCCGATATTGACCTGTTTATCATTACCTCCCCCAACCGTATGTGGATAGCCCGGACCATCATGCACCTGTTTAAAAAATTCACCTATCTGCTGGGCAAGCAGCATTGGTTTTGCATGAACTACTATATTGATGAGGAAGCCTTACAGATTGAAGAGCAGAATATTTTCACGGCTACAGAACTCATCACCTTTATGCCGGTTTGTGGCAACGGTGCTATCAGCCATTTCTTTCATGCCAATAACTGGGCAAAGAACTTTTATCCCAATTATGCCGATAGAATGCCGTTGTATAAAGATACAGGTAAGGGATACCTGGTGAAAAAGCTATTCGAATACCTGTTGAATAACCGCCTGGGCGACCGGCTGGATGAATACCTGATGAAGCTTACCACGCGCAGGTGGAAGCAAAAAGAGGAAAAGCGCCTGCTGAATATGCGCGGCGTAAGATTGGGATTAACTACCGGTAAACACTGTGCAAGGCCCAATCCCTCCTTCTTTCAGAAAAGTATCCTGGAGCAATACCAGCAAAAGCTGGAAGCGGTGTACGCGAGGCAGGAAAAGCTGCGAGTGGCGAGCTGTGAGTTTCGAGCTGCAAGGCTCGATCCGCAGTAACTGCCCGAAGCTTACGGCTCGTGGCTCGCGGCTCGAAGCTCGTAGCTTCTTCTTTCTTCCAATGCCATCTTTCGCTGCGCCCATACCGATTTCAGCTTGAACATGGGTATGCGGAACAGGTTGGACAAAGGCTTTTTCAATGCCTTGTGATAATACATTTCATTGTTGATCATCTCTATCGCATAATCATAATACCGGCGGTTATAAGTGCGCGTAAAATCAATGTCCCGGTCGGTACTGGTTTCCCAGGGCAGGTCTGTTACGAACCGGTCTTCCACTTCAGCATACAGGGGAGTGCCTTTAATAGGATAAGTAACCGTGATGGTGAACAGGTCGGGTTCGGCTGATTTCAAATGGTGCACGGTTTCGTAAATATCTTCTTTCGTTTCGCCCGGATAGCCCACCATAATGAAGGTGCCTGCCTGTAATCCATGGCGCCTGGCCAGCCTGATCATATCCCTTACCTGTTCTACTTCCACCCGGCGGTCCATCAGGTCAATCACCTTTTGTGAGCCACTCTCGGCGCCGATCCATACGCGGAAGCAGCCACTGGCTTTCAGCTTCAGGATGACGTCTTCATTCATCCGGTCGGCCCGGGTAATACATTCATAAGGCATCACCAGGTTACGGCTGGTAACTTCCTCTGTAAATTCATCCAGCCATTTATGGCTCACGGTAAATACATCATCCACAAACCAGATACTGTCTACTGTATAGTGCTCCCTGATCCAGGCTATTTCATCGGCCACTGCTTTCGGGCTTCTGCGCCGGTAGCTTTGTCCGTATACCGCCCTGCTGCACCATTTACAGGAATAAGGGCATCCCCGCATGGTGCTAACAGAAATGGCATTGGTGCCATGCCGCCCTTTCCAGGCGTCAAAATACAATTGCAGGTTTACCAGGCTTCGGTTGGGCATTGGTAATTCATCGAGGTTCTTCAGCTTTGTTCTTTCCCGGTTTTGCCGCATTCCGTTCTGTGCATCGAGGTACACAATGCCATCAATGGCCGACAGGTCTTTTTGATCTGTTCCATCCACCCATTGCACCAGTTCCAGCATCGTTTGCTCTCCTTCGCCTAGCACAATAAAATCAGCCTGCTGTTCCAGGAACTTGGCCGAGTGATTCCTTACTTCCGGACCTCCCAGCACCACCCTGGTATGCTGTAGATCGGGATGGTTCTTTATAAAGCGCACAATACGCAATACATTCAGCTTGGTCATCAGGTTGGTATAGATGCCTACCACGCCGGGTTTATCTTCCAGTAAAGTAGCGCAAAGCTTATCGAAAGAGGAAAACGTGCTGTCGAATACGCGGTTCTTATAGCCATGCTGTTCCAGGTAGGCCGAAATATAGAGGATGCCTAATGGTATATAGGGACGCATAATAGCCTGTTCTTTTTGGTCCTCTTCCAGGAAATACCCATGGGTAAGCACGATATTCATGGTGTGTGCTTTTTTAAAAGTAAATAAGTATGATCGGCCAGTGCACTGCAGAAAGAAGCGCTGCGTATACGGTGTTCCAGTTTTACCAGGAAACCAAATGCCCGCTTATTCCTGCGCATATGGTGTTCCATATAGGAAGGTGGGATAAACAGGCCTACCGGCCTTTTTTCCTGCAGTAAAAATGGTTGCATGCTGTGCATAAACCGGCGAACGGAATAATAAAATATAGGTTGCGCTACCTCGCTGGTAAGGGCGGCCATCACTGGCTTGCGGGTCCATCTTCTGAAGGCATTGCGGCCATCTGCCCGCAACAGGTAATAGCAGGTTTCCCACCAGCAGTATTTGCCAAAGATCACGGCAGCGATATAGCCATTGTCAGTGAGCAATGCTTTTAACTGCCGGCTGAGTACAGCAAGCTGGTCCGGCGATACGCAGTTGAGACCGGCAAAATTGGAAAATACCAGGTCAAAGCGTTCATGCTGCAGGGTAGTACCCAGTTCATCAAAGGGACAGGTGATAAACACAGGACTGGTAGCAGGATCCTGCTGCAACACTTTGGCCTGTGCTTCGCGGATCATACCGGGCGATTGATCGGTAGCTACCACTGTATGCCCCAGTGATGCCAGCCATAAGGCATCATCGCCTGTGCCGCAATTGATCTCCAGTATACGAAGCGGTCCCTTGCCTGCCAGGAAAGACTGCAGCCACCTCCTGCTCACCTGGCGTTGTGCCTGCCCGGTAAGGCTCTGGCTGAAGGAGGTATCATAATCAGCTGCGAGCACATCAAAAGCGGCTTGCTCATTCATAGCTCAGTTGTTTCAATTGCCATTTACCAATAAAGATCTGCGGCAGGTACAGGCAGGCTGCCACTACTTTTTTATAATCCGCCAGCTTAAGGGCAAAGGGGTTCTTCAATGCTTTTTTAAAAGTCATCCATCCCTGCCGGGTGCGGTATACATGATGGACATGCCGGTGTAATCTTTTATAAAAGGCAGGCGGGTAAGTATTCTTGAACATCAGTTGCAGCTCATCTGAATCGGTCCAGTTGGCTTTTTCCTGCAGTTCATTCTTTACCCTTTCATAGAATACCGTGCCGGGCAATGGATAAGATACCGATATGCCCAGTTCGGCCGGCATCAGTTCCCTGATCATGCGGATCGTCTTCCGGATATCCTCTTTTGTTTCGCCGGGATAACCAAATTGTATAAAGAAGGAAGGCCGGATGCCATGCTCCTTCAACAGTTTGGTGGCGGTATAGATCTGCTCAATCGTAGTGCCTTTGTCCATCGCGTCCAGTATCTCCTGCGATCCGCTTTCTGCTCCCATCCAGGTATTCTCACAGCCGGCCCGCGCCAGTGACCGCACATAGTTTTCCTGTACCAGCAGGTCGGCGCGTGACTGGATCTTAAACCGCAATGGCAGGTTTTCCTGTTCGGTCAGTTCGGCAAACTCCTGTACCCAGCCGGGTTTTAATCCGAATATGTCGTCGCAAAACCAGATATGATCAAAATGATATTGTTCCTTCAACAGCTTTAGTTCCTGCACCACGTTTTGGGGCGATCTTGAATTATAGCGGTTGCCATAGATCGGCTTGGCGCACCAGTTACATTTGAAAGGACAGCCGCGGGTGGTACCCATATTCATGGAAAAGTAACCGGAGCTCTTTAACCACATGGCCCGGTAAGGCGTTATTTCTATCAGGTCCCAGGCTGGAAAGGGAAGGGCGTCCAGCTCCCTGATAACGGGCCGTTTACCTGTTTTGATCACAGCGTCTCCCTGCCTGTAGGCTAATCCCGGTATGGAAGTGAAACTGGTTGCTCCCTTATTAATTGCCTGAATCAATTCTGCGAGGGTCACTTCTCCTTCTCCCAGCACCACAAAATCGGCTCCCTCCTGCAGGTATTGTTCATAATGGTCCGTAGAGTCGGAGCTGGACACAATCACGGTGCAACCTCTTTCCCGGGCCAGTTTGCTCATACGGAAAGCGGCTTCCCGCATATTGGTAAGGCACATTTTGGTGAGGTAGTTAAACCCGTCGTCATAGATCACAAAAAAATCCGGTTGAAAATGGTCGAGCGAGGGAAGCACCTCTTCGGCGCCGTGGGCAAACATGGTGTCGAACAGGGATACGGTGTACCCATTTTCCCGCATCAGGGAAGCGGCATACAAGGTACCCAAAGGAGCATAAGGCTGGCCTGTAGCCCATTGTTTGGGGTCGAAACGCAGGAAATAGGAATGGGAAAATAAAATCTTCTTCATAAATGCCTTGTGGTTAACCAAATCCATGAGTTTCAATGCACCCCTGGTTCCTACACTACTACGGCTTTGCAGTACTTAGGTTGCCTGCTGATGGGGGATACTTATACACCGTATTCAAGGATAACCTGTATTTATCCTGTTCTTAACCATTAAATATCCCGTAGATATCCCCTTCTTTATAAGATGGGATCATCTACGGGATATCATGGAGATATATAGGGAATATCTACGGAATATCTCTAAATCCGGGCAGAAGGTTTTGGCAAGGAAGAGGCAAGTGGACAGGCATAAGCCTTCCAATTGCCGGGCTTGTAATCCCCGGCCGGCAGCCGTATCAGCCATTATGGTAAGCTGATCAATTCCAGTTGGCCCTTTTGGTAAACTACCTTACCCAATGAGCGTAGCCATTGAATAGTAGCAGGTTGGAGCGTATTGCGGGTATAATCGAGGAAGATATAGTCCGGGTCGTATTGGTCTATAATGGCCTTTCTCAATGAGTCCGGATTTTCACCGGTGAAAAAGGCATCCACGGCCTTTCTTCTTGCTGCCATATCCTCCACCCAATACGCCGGTTTATCGGAGGCTACTACTTTGCCATTGAAGGCGGGAATGCCGGAGTTGGAGCCTCTGTCGGACAAAATGACATCATCGGTTTTGACGAGCTGCCTCAAAAAATCATAACCCCCGTACACATGCCCGGAGGTAATATGCATATTATCACCGATCACCCGGTGGTTCAGGAATACAGCGGCAACCAGCGCCATACCCAGCATACCCAGGTAGAGGCGGCCGCGCAGTACCGGTTTTTCATACAGGCATTGAATGGCGATG of the Paraflavitalea devenefica genome contains:
- a CDS encoding B12-binding domain-containing radical SAM protein, with amino-acid sequence MNIVLTHGYFLEEDQKEQAIMRPYIPLGILYISAYLEQHGYKNRVFDSTFSSFDKLCATLLEDKPGVVGIYTNLMTKLNVLRIVRFIKNHPDLQHTRVVLGGPEVRNHSAKFLEQQADFIVLGEGEQTMLELVQWVDGTDQKDLSAIDGIVYLDAQNGMRQNRERTKLKNLDELPMPNRSLVNLQLYFDAWKGRHGTNAISVSTMRGCPYSCKWCSRAVYGQSYRRRSPKAVADEIAWIREHYTVDSIWFVDDVFTVSHKWLDEFTEEVTSRNLVMPYECITRADRMNEDVILKLKASGCFRVWIGAESGSQKVIDLMDRRVEVEQVRDMIRLARRHGLQAGTFIMVGYPGETKEDIYETVHHLKSAEPDLFTITVTYPIKGTPLYAEVEDRFVTDLPWETSTDRDIDFTRTYNRRYYDYAIEMINNEMYYHKALKKPLSNLFRIPMFKLKSVWAQRKMALEERRSYELRAASHEP
- a CDS encoding class I SAM-dependent methyltransferase; its protein translation is MNEQAAFDVLAADYDTSFSQSLTGQAQRQVSRRWLQSFLAGKGPLRILEINCGTGDDALWLASLGHTVVATDQSPGMIREAQAKVLQQDPATSPVFITCPFDELGTTLQHERFDLVFSNFAGLNCVSPDQLAVLSRQLKALLTDNGYIAAVIFGKYCWWETCYYLLRADGRNAFRRWTRKPVMAALTSEVAQPIFYYSVRRFMHSMQPFLLQEKRPVGLFIPPSYMEHHMRRNKRAFGFLVKLEHRIRSASFCSALADHTYLLLKKHTP
- a CDS encoding B12-binding domain-containing radical SAM protein, whose product is MKKILFSHSYFLRFDPKQWATGQPYAPLGTLYAASLMRENGYTVSLFDTMFAHGAEEVLPSLDHFQPDFFVIYDDGFNYLTKMCLTNMREAAFRMSKLARERGCTVIVSSSDSTDHYEQYLQEGADFVVLGEGEVTLAELIQAINKGATSFTSIPGLAYRQGDAVIKTGKRPVIRELDALPFPAWDLIEITPYRAMWLKSSGYFSMNMGTTRGCPFKCNWCAKPIYGNRYNSRSPQNVVQELKLLKEQYHFDHIWFCDDIFGLKPGWVQEFAELTEQENLPLRFKIQSRADLLVQENYVRSLARAGCENTWMGAESGSQEILDAMDKGTTIEQIYTATKLLKEHGIRPSFFIQFGYPGETKEDIRKTIRMIRELMPAELGISVSYPLPGTVFYERVKNELQEKANWTDSDELQLMFKNTYPPAFYKRLHRHVHHVYRTRQGWMTFKKALKNPFALKLADYKKVVAACLYLPQIFIGKWQLKQLSYE